The following proteins are co-located in the Camarhynchus parvulus chromosome 17, STF_HiC, whole genome shotgun sequence genome:
- the CEL gene encoding LOW QUALITY PROTEIN: bile salt-activated lipase (The sequence of the model RefSeq protein was modified relative to this genomic sequence to represent the inferred CDS: deleted 3 bases in 3 codons) codes for MARWHILALALCSYLGLAWAATLGVVHTEGGFVEGESKKLGLFGSYVDIFRGIPFAAPPKTLEDPQPHPGWDGTLKAKEFKKRCMQVKLTQTDVRGSEDCLYLNIWVPQGRKQVSTKLPVMVYIYGGAFLLGGSQGANFLDNYLYDGEEIAVRGNVIVVTINYRVGPLGFLSTGDENLPGTRGTYGLKDQHMAIAWVKRNIKAFGGDPDNITIFGESAGAASVSLQTLSPKNKGLFKRAISQSGVGLCSWAIQRDPLRWAKKLGEKVGCSTDNTTVLANCLRISDPKALTLAYHMQLTHLPMPLVHTLALAPVVDGDFLPDVPEKLFANAADIDYLAGVNNMDGHIFAGVDVPAINRPLVKVTADQVYNLVKGLTVDRGEAGANATYNIYTQSWGDKPEQEVVKKTVVDLVTDYIFLIPTQVALDLHLQNAKSGKTYSYVFSEPSRMPIYPRWVGADHADDLQYVFGKPFATPLGYWPKHRTLSKNMIAYWTNFARTGDPNNGHSDVPVSWPAYTNKSKYYLDINHKMTKNSVKQDLRAPFVTFWNSVYLKLPQVADISQSELMF; via the exons aTGGCTCGCTGGCACATCCTGGCCTTGGCCCTGTGCTCCTACCTCGGGCTAGCCTGGGCTGCCACT ctgggtgtGGTGCACACCGAGGGAGGATTTGTGGAAGGAGAGAGCAAGAAACTGGGACTCTTTGGGAGCTACGTTGACATCTTCAGAGGGATTCCCTTTGCTGCCCCTCCAAAGACTCTGGAAGACCCCCAGCCTCATCCTGGCTGGGATG GAACTCTGAAGGCAAAAGAATTCAAAAAACGCTGCATGCAGGTGAAGCTGACACAGACTGATGTCCGTGGGAGTGAGGACTGTCTCTACCTGAACATCTGGGTCCCTCAAGGGAGAAAACAGG TCTCTACCAAGCTGCCTGTGATGGTT TATATCTACGGCGGTGCCTTCCTGCTCGGAGGCAGCCAGGGAGCCAATTTCCTGGACAACTACCTGTACGATGGGGAGGAGATCGCCGTGCGG GGCAACGTCATTGTGGTGACCATCAACTACCGCGTGGGGCCGCTGGGCTTCCTGAGCACCGGGGACGAAAACCTGCCAGGTACCAGG GGAACTTACGGGCTGAAGGACCAGCACATGGCCATTGCCTGGGTGAAGAGGAACATCAAGGCCTTTGGAGGTGACCCAGACAACATCACCATCTTTGGGGAATCGGCCGGTGCCGCCAGTGTCTCCCTGCAG ACGCTGTCCCCAAAGAACAAGGGCCTGTTCAAGAGAGCCATCAGCCAGAGCGGTGttgggctctgcagctgggccaTCCAGAGGGATCCGCTTCGT TGGGCCAAAAAG CTTGGAGAAAAGGTGGGCTGCTCCACAGACAACACCACTGTCTTGGCCAACTGCCTCCGTATCTCTGACCCCAAAGCCTTGACCCTGGCCTACCACATGCAGCTCACCCACCTGCCCA TGCCCCTGGTGCACACCCTTGCCCTCGCTCCAGTTGTGGATGGGGATTTCCTCCCAGACGTGCCAGAGAAGCTCTTTGCCAACGCTGCTGACATCGATTACCTGGCCGGGGTCAACAACATGGACGGGCACATCTTTGCCGGCGTGGATGTACCCGCCATCAACCGCCCGCTGGTGAAGGTCACTGC TGACCAGGTGTACAATTTGGTCAAAGGCCTCACCGTGGACAGGGGCGAGGCTGGAGCCAACGCCACCTACAACATctacacacagagctggggtgaCAAACCCGAGCAGGAGGTCGTGAAGAAGACAGTGGTGGATCTGGTCACTGACTACATCTTCCTGATTCCCACACAGGTGGCACTGGACCTGCACCTGCAGAATGCCAA GAGTGGCAAGACCTACAGCTACGTGTTCTCTGAGCCGTCCCGCATGCCCATCTACCCCCGCTGGGTTGGGGCAGACCATGCTGATGACCTGCAGTACGTGTTTGGGAAGCCCTTTGCCACCCCTCTGGGCTACTGGCCTAAGCACAGGACTCTCTCAAAGAACATGATTGCTTACTGGACCAACTTTGCTAGAACTGG tgatcCCAACAATGGGCATTCAGATGTGCCCGTTTCCTGGCCAGCCTACACCAACAAAAGCAAGTACTACCTGGATATCAACCACAAGATGACCAAGAACTCTGTGAAGCAGGACCTGAGGGCCCCTTTTGTGACCTTCTGGAACTCGGTCTATCTGAAGCTGCCGCAGGTTGCTGACATCTCCCAGTCGGAGTTAATGTTCTGa
- the GTF3C5 gene encoding general transcription factor 3C polypeptide 5 encodes MAAARQRGPRGSAVLELPRKPRLVCVEYPGVVRDVGAMLRTLGGEQGVSRIYADPAKRLELYFRPKDPYCHPVCANRFPTSTMLLRVTRRSRKKQQLDPEEQMQPEVQFEMEILGIVTTVYKFQGMSDFQYLAMHSGPDGKQTSMYDKVLMLKPEKEEFFNKDLPLYIPPPIFSRLDTPVDYFYRPDIQHREGYNNPQVSGENLIGLSRARRPHNAIFVNFDDEEIPSKPLDAAVQNWKKVCTNPVDKKVEEELRKLFGNPFPLMCACPVWSRNAVKANISVHPDKLKVLLPYLAYYMLTGPWRSLWVRFGYDPRKHPEAKIYQVLDFRIRCGMKYGYAATDMPVKAKRSTYNYSLPITVKKQGSHTVSVHDLKQGLGSAGTSGAKKPPSSRYKLKESVYIFREGALPPYRQMFYQLCDLNVESLQKIIHRNDGTESECTERDGWCLAKTSDDLRDSMSLMIKQIIRSTRPALFSNTTSSEDGKEQLAYESGEDEDDEEEEEEDFKPSDGSENEMETEILDYV; translated from the exons ATGGCGGCGGCGCGGCAGCGTGGCCCGCGGGGCTCGgccgtgctggagctgccccgcAAGCCGCGCCTGGTGTGCGTGGAATACCCGGGGGTCGTCCGGGACGTCGGGGCCATGCTGCGAACgctgggaggagagcagggggtGTCGCGG ATCTACGCCGACCCTGCCAAAAGGCTGGAGCTGTATTTCCGCCCCAAGGACCCCTACTGCCACCCCGTGTGTGCCAACCGCTTCCCCACGTCCACCATGCTGCTCAGGGTcaccaggaggagcaggaagaagcagcagttgGACCCCGAGGAGCAAATGCAGCCAGAAGTGCAGTTTGAGATGGAGATTCTTGGGATTGTCACCACTGTTTACAAATTTCAAG GAATGTCTGACTTCCAGTACCTGGCAATGCACTCTGGCCCTGATGGCAAACAAACCTCCATGTATGACAAAGTCCTGATGCTCAAACCAGAGAAGGAGGAGTTTTTCAATAAAGATTTACCTCTTTACATCCCACCACCTATTTTCTCACGTCTGGACACTCCTGTGGACTATTTTTATCGCCCAGATATACAGCACAG GGAGGGATACAACAATCCTCAGGTGTCTGGTGAGAACCTGATTGGCCTCAGCAGGGCCCGGCGCCCACACAATGCCATCTTTGTCAACTTTGATGATGAGGAAATCCCAAGTAAGCCCCTGGATGCTGCTGTACAGAACTGGAAGAAAGTGTGCACCAATCCTGTGGATAAAAAGGTGGAGGAAGAGCTGAGAAAG ctctttgggaacCCCTTCCCACTGATGTGTGCCTGTCCCGTGTGGTCTCGCAATGCAGTCAAAGCCAACATCAGTGTCCATCCAGACAagctgaaggtgctgctgccttaTTTGGCCTATTACATG TTAACAGGTCCTTGGAGAAGCTTGTGGGTTAGGTTTGGGTATGACCCCAGAAAACACCCTGAAGCAAAGATTTATCAAGTGCTGGACTTCCGGATTCGCTGTGGAATGAAATATG GTTATGCTGCCACTGACATGCCTGTGAAAGCAAAACGCAGCACGTACAACTACAGCCTGCCCATCACTGTCAAGAAACAAG gaaGTCACACAGTCAGTGTCCACGACCTGAAACAGGGGCTGGGTTCAGCTGGTACATCtggggcaaaaaaacccccctcCAGCAGGTATAAGCTGAAG GAATCCGTCTATATTTTCCGAGAAGGAGCCTTACCCCCTTACCGCCAGATGTTCTACCAGCTCTGTGACTTAAATGTGGAAAG CCTGCAGAAGATCATCCATCGGAATGACGGCACCGAGTCGGAGTGCACAGAGCGGGACGGGTGGTGCCTTGCCAAGACAAGTGATGACCTCAGAGATAGCATGTCCCTGATGATAAAGCAGATCATCAGATCCACCAGACCTG CTCTTTTCTCAAATACAACAAGCAGTGAAGATGGCAAAGAGCAGCTGGCATACGAGTCtggagaggatgaggatgatgaagaggaggaggaagaagacttcaagccttctgatgggAGTGAAAATGAAATGGAGACAGAAATTCTGGACTATGTGTGA